The Dama dama isolate Ldn47 chromosome 25, ASM3311817v1, whole genome shotgun sequence genome window below encodes:
- the LOC133046566 gene encoding large ribosomal subunit protein eL29 has translation MAKSKNHTTHNQSRKWHRNGIKKPRSQRYESLKGVDPKFLRNMRFAKKHNKKGLKKMQANNAKAMSARAEAVKALVKPKEVKPMMPTGGSRKLSRLAYIAHPKLGKRARARIAKGLRFCRPKSQSKAPTKAKPPAAAAPAAKGAQAPTKATE, from the coding sequence ATGGCCAAGTCCAAGAACCACACCACGCACAACCAGTCCCGAAAATGGCATAGAAACGGCATCAAGAAACCCCGATCACAACGATATGAATCTCTTAAAGGGGTAGACCCCAAGTTCCTGAGGAACATGCGCTTTGCCAAGAAGCACAACAAGAAGGGCCTGAAGAAGATGCAGGCCAACAATGCCAAGGCCATGAGTGCACGTGCTGAGGCTGTCAAGGCCCTTGTGAAGCCCAAGGAGGTCAAGCCCATGATGCCAACAGGCGGTAGCCGCAAGCTCAGCCGACTTGCTTACATTGCTCACCCCAAGCTCGGGAAACGTGCTCGTGCTCGCATCGCCAAGGGTCTCAGGTTCTGTCGGCCAAAGTCCCAGTCCAAGGCTCCAACCAAGGCCAAGCCACCTGCAGCTGCGGCTCCAGCTGCCAAGGGTGCCCAGGCCCCCACCAAAGCTACGGAGTAG